One segment of Bacillus alkalisoli DNA contains the following:
- a CDS encoding competence protein CoiA family protein → MREAYHVIEQVTERLPYHLTKEHVQSYKQLAKKGIYQCPYCQAELIVKYSDIKEVHFSHRHSEACTESKMADKAEKKYRKQTERETPQHKTLVDIFIDELKSTSKINPTINVDYGYRANINLKQYPDIFLKIGQTELAISIVTNVTPNLDATLAKEIQKRHKYFQQQGMHPIWFIENKELAIEKEKHAIVLWEAEASISLHTSEDKKWETALKTIATDLLFFKPYNYVASLPNLKVEVRSLYYIQSTEDGISVLIHRYLKDRIQKPFRAFLLGEGYKIPFSQALAINEKKLNLSDPQIEESNRNQFIENYHFLHKEQEEAELRRIELEEQQRKELEKQKELLRQQMMEERKKQQLEANENKRAMHYDELKLLLRKRINLTQKEQQELWSKYMLRKIGPKNAQKVWDIVEGNDVRSFEELKRLL, encoded by the coding sequence ATGAGAGAAGCATACCATGTAATCGAACAAGTAACCGAAAGACTACCATATCATTTAACAAAAGAACATGTACAATCCTACAAGCAACTCGCGAAAAAAGGTATTTACCAATGTCCTTATTGTCAGGCGGAACTAATCGTCAAGTACAGTGACATAAAAGAAGTCCATTTTTCCCATAGGCATTCAGAAGCTTGCACAGAATCAAAAATGGCAGATAAAGCAGAAAAAAAGTATAGAAAACAAACAGAAAGAGAAACTCCTCAGCATAAGACCCTCGTAGATATATTTATAGATGAACTAAAATCTACTTCTAAGATTAATCCCACTATCAATGTTGATTACGGTTATCGTGCAAACATAAACTTAAAGCAATATCCTGACATTTTTCTAAAAATTGGCCAAACGGAACTCGCTATTTCCATCGTGACAAACGTTACCCCCAACCTAGATGCTACCCTTGCAAAAGAAATACAAAAACGCCACAAGTACTTTCAACAACAAGGCATGCACCCTATCTGGTTCATAGAAAATAAAGAACTAGCCATTGAAAAAGAAAAACATGCCATCGTCCTATGGGAAGCAGAAGCATCCATTTCACTACATACTTCCGAAGATAAAAAATGGGAAACTGCTTTAAAAACAATAGCAACAGATCTATTATTCTTTAAACCTTATAATTACGTAGCCTCCTTGCCTAACTTAAAGGTAGAAGTAAGGAGTTTATATTATATTCAATCAACTGAAGACGGTATCTCCGTGCTCATTCATCGCTATCTAAAAGACAGAATACAAAAACCATTTAGAGCATTTTTATTAGGAGAAGGATACAAAATACCATTCTCCCAAGCATTAGCAATAAACGAAAAAAAGTTAAACTTAAGCGATCCTCAAATAGAAGAATCAAATAGAAATCAATTTATCGAAAACTATCATTTCCTACACAAAGAACAAGAAGAAGCCGAGCTCAGAAGAATAGAACTCGAGGAACAACAAAGAAAAGAACTAGAAAAACAAAAAGAATTATTACGCCAACAGATGATGGAAGAGAGAAAAAAGCAACAACTCGAGGCAAACGAAAACAAAAGAGCCATGCATTATGATGAATTGAAGTTGTTACTAAGGAAAAGAATCAACCTAACCCAAAAGGAACAACAAGAACTCTGGTCCAAATACATGCTCCGAAAAATCGGGCCAAAGAACGCACAGAAAGTATGGGATATTGTAGAGGGGAATGATGTGAGGTCGTTTGAGGAGTTGAAGAGGTTGTTGTGA
- a CDS encoding helix-turn-helix transcriptional regulator, giving the protein MKNIRMKMARVEKDLSQEELAKIVGVSRQTIGLIELGKYNPTLSLCVSICKALSKTLDQLFWEEE; this is encoded by the coding sequence ATGAAAAATATTCGGATGAAAATGGCGAGAGTGGAGAAAGATCTTTCACAAGAAGAATTAGCGAAGATTGTTGGTGTTTCGCGACAAACAATAGGGTTAATTGAGCTCGGTAAGTATAATCCGACCTTAAGTTTATGTGTATCTATATGTAAAGCACTATCGAAAACATTAGACCAACTGTTTTGGGAAGAAGAGTAG
- the abc-f gene encoding ribosomal protection-like ABC-F family protein yields the protein MITCSVNQVKKMYGGNSIFENITFEIKENDRVGLVGRNGSGKTTLFRLLAGEEAPDAGQIHWKKGLKIGYLSQIPDYHNEHTTKEVLQTAFSDLLKTEEKIKQLEAEMSRETTEEKMQRLIQEYGNVQDHFTIQGGYEIEANIEKIVNGLNIKSLLNKAFSTLSGGEKTKVGLAISLLHEPDLLLLDEPTNHLDLMAVEWLGNFLQEYRGTVVVVSHDRYFLDEVATKILDMEDGEITCYHTNFTGFMREKEERLLNEFQAFEEQQKKIKKMKEAIKRLREWANRANPPSEGLHKRARNMERAIERMEKINRPILNRKKMNLEMEAADRSGKDVIILRDVSKYFGDQLLFQNVNLDVNYQQRVAIIGENGTGKSTLIKLMLHQLKPDKGEVRLGSNVKVGYLSQHIFSDITDDTLIDVFRSEVRVTEGEARGILARFLFYGHTVYRKVSQLSGGERMRLRLAQLMYQDINLLILDEPTNHLDIESREVLEEALEDFNGTIIAVSHDRYFLNKLFEKIYWIQNQEVNGYVGNYDYAKMKWDEKALRSKKVEITPEKKKEGQHSISTKKKDGNNSELLKKELAIVENRILEVDQQLAESTDIDVLQKLYREKEELENRWEEICEGIE from the coding sequence ATGATCACATGTAGTGTAAACCAAGTGAAAAAAATGTACGGAGGAAACTCCATCTTTGAAAATATAACATTTGAAATAAAAGAAAACGACCGAGTGGGTCTAGTCGGTCGAAATGGTAGCGGAAAAACGACGTTGTTTCGATTGCTAGCTGGAGAAGAAGCACCCGATGCTGGCCAAATTCATTGGAAAAAAGGCTTGAAAATCGGCTATCTATCGCAAATTCCTGATTACCATAATGAACATACAACAAAAGAGGTACTACAAACTGCTTTTTCTGATCTATTAAAAACAGAAGAGAAGATAAAGCAATTAGAAGCGGAGATGAGCAGAGAAACGACAGAAGAGAAAATGCAGCGACTCATACAAGAGTATGGCAACGTCCAAGACCATTTTACAATTCAAGGTGGCTATGAGATAGAAGCCAATATTGAAAAAATCGTAAATGGTTTAAACATAAAATCTCTATTAAATAAAGCATTCTCAACATTAAGTGGAGGAGAAAAGACGAAGGTTGGATTGGCCATTTCCCTTCTACATGAACCGGATTTACTGCTATTAGATGAGCCGACTAATCATTTAGATTTGATGGCAGTTGAATGGCTAGGAAACTTTTTACAAGAATATCGTGGAACGGTTGTTGTAGTTTCCCATGACCGTTATTTTCTAGATGAAGTAGCAACCAAAATACTAGATATGGAGGACGGCGAAATAACCTGCTACCACACGAACTTCACAGGATTTATGAGAGAGAAAGAAGAGCGACTGTTAAATGAGTTCCAAGCATTTGAGGAACAGCAAAAGAAAATAAAGAAAATGAAAGAAGCGATTAAGCGGCTACGTGAGTGGGCAAACAGAGCGAATCCACCGAGTGAAGGTCTTCATAAAAGAGCACGTAACATGGAAAGAGCGATAGAGCGAATGGAGAAAATTAATCGCCCTATCCTAAATAGAAAGAAAATGAATCTAGAAATGGAAGCAGCAGATCGAAGTGGAAAAGACGTAATCATACTTCGTGATGTATCAAAGTATTTTGGTGATCAACTACTCTTCCAAAACGTAAACCTAGATGTGAACTATCAACAAAGGGTGGCTATTATAGGCGAAAACGGAACTGGAAAATCTACATTAATTAAGCTCATGCTTCACCAATTAAAACCAGACAAAGGAGAGGTTCGTTTAGGCAGTAATGTGAAGGTCGGCTATTTATCCCAACATATTTTTTCTGACATTACGGACGATACATTGATAGATGTCTTCCGTAGTGAGGTGCGTGTGACAGAAGGAGAAGCGAGAGGGATTTTAGCGAGGTTTCTATTTTATGGACATACCGTCTATCGAAAAGTCTCCCAGCTCAGTGGAGGAGAGAGGATGAGACTACGCTTAGCGCAGCTAATGTACCAAGATATCAACCTGCTAATCTTAGACGAACCAACCAATCACTTAGATATTGAATCAAGGGAAGTTCTAGAAGAAGCATTAGAAGACTTTAATGGAACGATCATAGCAGTTTCTCACGACCGCTATTTTCTTAATAAACTGTTTGAAAAAATTTATTGGATCCAAAATCAAGAAGTAAATGGATATGTAGGAAACTATGATTATGCGAAAATGAAATGGGATGAAAAGGCACTGCGGAGTAAGAAAGTAGAGATCACCCCAGAGAAGAAAAAGGAGGGGCAACATTCCATCAGTACGAAGAAAAAGGATGGTAATAATTCAGAACTGTTGAAGAAGGAATTAGCTATCGTAGAAAATCGGATATTAGAAGTAGACCAGCAACTTGCGGAAAGTACCGATATAGACGTTTTGCAGAAGTTATATAGAGAGAAAGAAGAATTGGAGAATCGTTGGGAAGAGATTTGTGAAGGGATAGAATGA
- a CDS encoding zf-HC2 domain-containing protein: MPMEYEKIIAEYEASLYRVASLLTNNKEDAEILVIDTFLHMKKEITSLPKENDLFHEFFSTNAVIHMYHNIPTLKKRKEASSQHELVELHFLQLEQIEQQSILLYYLFKLSFPSISKLLNVPTNTLENVILTFHQEISHKPNNADCLSIETTTKYTHHLLSPENRTEVEDHLEFCPACRSLVDETNGTMKKVQAFIQPNPLETPFAEKAIAKTQDKTRKKKSLAYQLLTAASIVLLFGLIVLNMPKIEGWTKLATNYVKYGDFYNVWEEGTYVAEASGISFEITGVEITSVLMRVDFLIENESDRVLQFADNEQGNHLISTRFTGESGLFNLVSDEEEHRVSYVTIISANEEATEGSFFLDITKGMWTMEEIPEAFDLRFTTSRIGGVFGPWEVTVPILYKDGMKKANTIELDEKVSIGELFDISVFEWTTSSTGNVMKTRIDTSEDLRESRANDQKYIESVQMKYKVETEQGEALLQHPYGMFSFYVDEYSEGGFYELDSDESIYEQAFHPYTYKMVEGNYHTTKYNKEPLYFSLYEVTMSERTDFSFPLQLKEVDKEPMNITFDGTIFEYLTVVKEEGEERITYRVTITGKEENPRYERSYYFDMEYVEHEDPYAYYFLSDQGHDIQRELAEFSISVPKDHIDTVYINARYVSTTIRMDEPVRVPVY; encoded by the coding sequence ATGCCGATGGAATATGAAAAAATCATTGCTGAGTATGAGGCAAGCTTATATCGAGTTGCTTCCTTGTTAACCAACAACAAAGAAGATGCGGAGATTTTAGTCATTGATACGTTTTTACATATGAAAAAGGAGATAACTAGTCTTCCAAAAGAGAACGACCTTTTTCACGAATTTTTTTCAACGAATGCCGTTATACATATGTATCACAACATACCAACTCTGAAAAAACGAAAAGAAGCTTCGTCACAACACGAACTAGTCGAGCTCCACTTTCTTCAATTAGAACAGATAGAACAACAATCTATATTACTTTATTATCTATTTAAACTGTCATTCCCATCCATTAGCAAACTACTAAACGTACCTACCAACACACTTGAGAATGTCATCCTTACTTTTCACCAAGAAATTTCTCACAAACCGAATAACGCTGACTGCTTAAGCATAGAAACTACTACCAAGTACACTCATCACCTACTATCTCCAGAAAACCGCACCGAAGTGGAAGACCATCTAGAATTTTGCCCAGCGTGTCGTAGTCTAGTAGATGAAACGAATGGTACGATGAAAAAAGTGCAAGCGTTCATTCAACCAAACCCACTAGAAACACCTTTTGCAGAAAAAGCAATAGCAAAAACGCAAGACAAAACAAGAAAGAAAAAGTCATTGGCCTACCAACTACTTACGGCTGCAAGTATTGTCCTATTGTTTGGTCTTATCGTGTTAAACATGCCAAAGATAGAGGGATGGACGAAGCTTGCTACTAACTACGTGAAGTATGGTGATTTTTATAACGTTTGGGAAGAGGGAACCTATGTAGCAGAAGCAAGCGGCATTTCGTTTGAAATTACTGGTGTGGAAATTACGTCGGTGCTGATGCGCGTGGATTTTCTAATAGAAAATGAAAGTGATAGAGTACTACAATTCGCGGATAATGAACAAGGAAATCACTTAATTAGTACAAGATTTACGGGAGAAAGCGGCTTGTTTAATTTAGTTTCCGATGAGGAGGAACATCGGGTAAGTTATGTAACGATAATAAGTGCGAATGAAGAAGCAACAGAAGGTTCGTTTTTTCTAGATATAACGAAAGGGATGTGGACGATGGAGGAGATTCCAGAAGCGTTTGACCTTCGCTTTACCACATCCAGAATTGGTGGTGTATTTGGTCCTTGGGAAGTGACTGTTCCAATTTTGTATAAGGATGGAATGAAAAAAGCGAATACGATCGAGTTAGACGAGAAAGTATCGATTGGGGAACTTTTTGATATTTCGGTTTTTGAATGGACAACAAGCTCGACGGGGAATGTGATGAAAACAAGAATAGATACCTCCGAGGATTTACGTGAATCGCGTGCAAACGATCAAAAATATATAGAATCCGTTCAGATGAAATATAAAGTAGAAACGGAACAAGGAGAAGCTCTTCTTCAACATCCGTATGGGATGTTTTCGTTTTATGTAGACGAATATTCCGAAGGTGGATTTTACGAGTTGGATAGTGACGAATCCATTTATGAGCAAGCATTCCACCCGTATACGTATAAAATGGTGGAAGGTAACTATCATACAACGAAATACAATAAGGAGCCTTTATATTTTAGTTTATACGAAGTGACCATGAGTGAAAGGACCGACTTTTCCTTTCCACTACAGCTAAAAGAAGTGGACAAGGAGCCGATGAACATAACATTCGACGGGACTATCTTTGAATACTTAACAGTTGTAAAAGAGGAAGGGGAAGAAAGAATAACCTATCGTGTCACAATTACAGGAAAAGAAGAAAATCCTCGCTATGAGCGCAGTTATTATTTTGACATGGAATACGTGGAGCATGAAGATCCATATGCTTATTATTTCTTAAGTGATCAAGGTCATGACATACAGAGAGAATTAGCGGAATTCTCTATAAGTGTTCCGAAAGATCATATAGATACGGTTTATATTAATGCTAGGTATGTGAGTACGACGATTCGGATGGATGAGCCGGTTAGGGTGCCGGTGTATTAA
- a CDS encoding PadR family transcriptional regulator: MKDPFFNLKSTMKKTVFKDFSLSDERKHAIKESVQSKQLTSIQPIWKEETIVKLLASLQNEEKHGYEICTYLFQRDERCFHNNEGQLYTLLHLLENKQLLSSSWQDEKKYYTLTSKGKKQLALATKDGAKKQWSFKHLLEEASYELD, from the coding sequence ATGAAGGATCCATTTTTCAATCTTAAAAGCACGATGAAGAAAACCGTCTTCAAAGACTTTTCTTTGTCTGATGAACGTAAACATGCGATTAAGGAATCCGTACAATCAAAACAATTGACGTCTATACAACCTATCTGGAAAGAAGAAACGATTGTCAAATTATTGGCCTCACTTCAAAATGAAGAGAAACATGGATATGAAATTTGCACCTATCTGTTTCAGCGTGATGAACGATGCTTTCATAACAACGAAGGCCAGCTTTATACGCTGTTACACCTTCTAGAAAATAAACAGCTTCTTTCCTCCTCTTGGCAAGATGAAAAAAAGTATTATACATTAACGTCTAAGGGGAAGAAACAATTAGCCTTAGCTACTAAAGATGGAGCGAAAAAGCAATGGAGCTTCAAGCATTTGCTGGAGGAGGCTTCTTATGAGCTCGACTAA
- a CDS encoding RAxF-45 family protein, with product MLTTVLVRGFWNEFLYFVRAKFAVLVVNGIRMPIFSN from the coding sequence ATGTTAACTACTGTTTTGGTGCGCGGTTTCTGGAATGAATTCTTATATTTCGTCCGTGCAAAATTTGCTGTATTAGTTGTCAACGGGATACGTATGCCCATTTTTAGCAACTAA
- a CDS encoding FtsW/RodA/SpoVE family cell cycle protein — translation MSSTKFEDFLKKVTSRVKSKEAHSLIKKELYNHMSELRQTYQKEKMSIEDAEEKAIEKMGNAYTLGDQLNKLHKPRMDWMLTILFVLLSSVSFLLLSGGVLSLPASYNFILRQAIWLTLAVIVIVSILFFDYRRLKNGWLFFYVSGFLLLLYTSLFGTLINGARRAIWISDIRLDLTVICLFLLFLGWAGISSNMHLFSDWKKQLLLVGLFWSPLYLFLTLPDFASSIIYAVCTLTMILYSSMPKKVLVKLVAVNGIVLSFFIFFLWQVRRHSFTTRLTSFLKPEEDPYGYGYIYMVLKDVFSQARWLGNGFQQDAVIGQLPDIHTDFAFPYLVYSLGWGFGIVLCFLLLLFIYRMTMNAFKTHDHFGRILVIGASALFALPAVWSILMGLGILPIVGYSLPFITYGGSRLLFYATLLGLVLNVYRRKDIVESTI, via the coding sequence ATGAGCTCGACTAAGTTTGAAGATTTTCTGAAGAAAGTAACCTCGAGAGTAAAATCAAAAGAAGCGCACTCTCTCATTAAAAAAGAACTTTACAACCATATGAGTGAACTGCGCCAAACTTATCAAAAAGAGAAAATGTCGATTGAAGATGCAGAAGAAAAAGCGATAGAAAAAATGGGGAACGCTTATACATTAGGGGATCAATTAAACAAACTCCATAAACCGCGAATGGATTGGATGCTGACTATTTTATTTGTTTTACTATCAAGCGTAAGCTTTCTCCTTTTATCAGGTGGCGTGTTATCTTTACCTGCTAGTTATAATTTTATCCTTCGTCAAGCAATCTGGCTTACATTGGCTGTCATTGTTATCGTTTCTATTCTTTTCTTTGATTATCGGCGTCTTAAAAATGGATGGCTATTCTTTTACGTTTCAGGCTTTCTACTGCTACTTTATACTAGCCTTTTTGGGACTTTGATTAACGGAGCGCGTAGAGCGATATGGATATCTGATATAAGGTTAGACTTGACCGTCATTTGTTTATTTTTACTATTCTTAGGTTGGGCAGGAATTAGTTCAAACATGCACCTCTTCTCTGATTGGAAAAAACAGCTGCTATTAGTTGGATTATTCTGGAGTCCACTTTATCTATTCTTGACGCTACCAGATTTTGCATCTAGTATAATTTATGCAGTTTGTACTCTCACAATGATTCTCTATTCGTCGATGCCGAAGAAGGTGTTAGTAAAGTTAGTAGCTGTAAACGGAATCGTATTATCTTTCTTTATCTTTTTCCTTTGGCAAGTGAGAAGGCATAGTTTTACCACTCGCCTCACATCTTTCTTAAAACCAGAAGAAGATCCATATGGCTACGGGTATATTTATATGGTTTTAAAAGATGTATTTTCCCAAGCAAGATGGCTCGGTAATGGTTTTCAGCAAGATGCTGTGATCGGTCAACTTCCAGATATACATACTGATTTCGCTTTTCCGTATCTTGTCTATTCGTTAGGTTGGGGCTTTGGTATTGTACTATGTTTCCTTCTATTACTCTTTATTTATCGAATGACGATGAATGCGTTTAAAACACACGATCATTTTGGTAGGATACTCGTAATTGGAGCAAGTGCCCTCTTTGCATTGCCAGCTGTGTGGAGCATATTAATGGGACTTGGGATTTTACCTATTGTTGGCTATTCCTTACCTTTTATCACTTACGGCGGCAGTAGACTTCTATTTTATGCAACGCTATTAGGTTTAGTCTTGAACGTCTATAGGAGAAAGGATATTGTGGAGTCTACGATATAA
- a CDS encoding general stress protein: protein MNKTIVGGVFRTQEEAIRAIEELHAMGYTKDEVSVFAKDSDDVNSIQDVTGTEVTEKDSGRAENAAKGLGIGAGTGGVIGGVAGVIASIGLLAIPGIGVLAAAGPLATALTGAAIGASGGGLVGALTGAGIPEKHALEYETHLNNGHIVVLVEADEAREEGLYNNFSSNNSLNSHTYADHVRVDNRVDKY, encoded by the coding sequence ATGAACAAGACAATTGTTGGTGGAGTATTCCGAACACAAGAAGAGGCTATTCGTGCAATTGAGGAGCTTCATGCTATGGGTTACACGAAAGATGAAGTTTCAGTTTTTGCGAAAGATAGTGATGATGTTAATAGTATACAAGATGTCACAGGTACTGAAGTGACAGAAAAAGATAGTGGACGAGCTGAAAATGCAGCAAAAGGTTTAGGTATAGGTGCAGGAACAGGTGGCGTTATTGGTGGTGTTGCAGGGGTTATTGCTTCGATTGGGTTACTAGCAATACCTGGTATTGGTGTACTTGCAGCAGCAGGACCATTAGCGACTGCGCTTACGGGGGCAGCTATTGGAGCAAGTGGCGGTGGACTCGTAGGTGCTCTTACAGGAGCTGGGATCCCAGAAAAACATGCACTCGAGTATGAAACTCACCTAAACAATGGGCATATCGTAGTACTAGTAGAAGCAGATGAAGCACGTGAAGAAGGATTATATAATAATTTCTCTTCAAACAATTCACTAAATTCTCATACTTATGCTGACCACGTTCGAGTGGATAATAGAGTAGATAAATACTAG
- a CDS encoding sigma-70 family RNA polymerase sigma factor — translation MSEMEHVAITTENECARDKVLEVLINEYSDRILHLTYTYVKNKATAEDLTQEIFIKCYERFHQFNEQSSLKTWVYRIASNHCKDYLRSWHHRKVTFNEKLLTYIPSKAKQIEEQIVAMSEENSLVQAIMCLPTKYREAIFLYYYEELSITEISNVTGVNRNTIKTRLQRARELVKEQMVEEDKT, via the coding sequence ATGAGTGAGATGGAACATGTAGCAATAACTACGGAAAATGAATGCGCCCGAGATAAAGTGTTGGAAGTATTAATCAATGAATATAGCGATCGAATTTTGCATCTTACATATACATATGTCAAAAATAAAGCAACTGCGGAAGATTTAACGCAAGAGATATTTATTAAATGCTATGAACGATTTCATCAATTCAACGAGCAATCCTCGTTGAAAACGTGGGTGTACCGTATTGCGAGCAACCATTGTAAAGATTATTTACGAAGCTGGCATCATCGTAAAGTGACCTTTAATGAAAAACTACTAACCTATATACCTTCGAAAGCTAAACAGATAGAAGAACAGATTGTTGCAATGTCTGAAGAAAATAGTCTTGTCCAAGCCATTATGTGCTTACCCACAAAATATCGGGAAGCTATTTTTCTCTATTATTATGAGGAGCTTTCCATAACGGAGATTAGTAATGTTACTGGTGTGAACCGCAATACGATTAAAACAAGGTTACAGCGTGCGCGAGAATTAGTAAAAGAACAAATGGTAGAGGAGGATAAAACATGA
- a CDS encoding DUF6773 family protein encodes MNFFNKNAVLKDERIVALQNRIYREIYYLVIGIIFVSLAYKLFVGTFDLQNIALELILLLTVGAYYTLRSMQLGVFSAEVELHDQQSKVPMKWKTVLTGVVLGIGIALFFGINSAIRFAETTAEAYNFFFLVFFVSLIIYLPFFLIFFGGSFLMALKGSEKAMEKELLDDEEKVN; translated from the coding sequence ATGAATTTTTTTAATAAGAATGCGGTCTTAAAGGATGAACGAATAGTTGCATTGCAAAACCGGATTTACCGTGAAATCTATTATCTAGTCATTGGTATTATTTTTGTATCACTAGCGTATAAGTTGTTTGTTGGAACCTTTGACCTTCAAAATATCGCGTTGGAATTAATTCTACTTCTTACAGTTGGGGCTTATTATACGTTAAGAAGTATGCAGTTAGGTGTATTTTCCGCAGAGGTGGAACTACATGATCAACAAAGTAAAGTTCCAATGAAGTGGAAAACAGTTTTAACTGGTGTTGTTCTCGGAATAGGGATTGCTTTATTTTTTGGTATAAACAGTGCCATTCGCTTTGCGGAAACAACTGCAGAAGCATATAACTTCTTTTTCCTAGTATTCTTTGTCTCACTAATAATTTATTTACCATTCTTCTTAATCTTCTTTGGTGGGAGTTTTCTAATGGCCCTTAAAGGTAGTGAAAAAGCGATGGAGAAAGAATTGTTAGATGACGAAGAAAAGGTGAATTAA
- a CDS encoding DUF1648 domain-containing protein — translation MNNSWERPVIKIPKTKIEWLMDIVGGAFFFGSVILLISVWSRLPDKVPGHYNLTGEITRWGHKGELLILPIVSTFIFFLLTILEKYPHIHNYPARLNEQNAPHFYAISKKLLNLVKNVCLLLFAIILFHTVSVAMGWGISVLPLTTPITILGILVPIVYTVIKMNRIS, via the coding sequence TTGAATAACTCTTGGGAAAGGCCAGTTATAAAAATTCCGAAGACAAAGATCGAGTGGTTAATGGATATAGTGGGGGGAGCTTTCTTCTTTGGAAGTGTTATATTACTCATTTCCGTTTGGTCGAGGCTGCCTGATAAAGTGCCAGGGCATTACAATTTAACAGGGGAGATAACACGCTGGGGACATAAAGGCGAGTTATTAATTTTACCGATCGTCAGTACGTTTATATTTTTCTTACTAACTATATTGGAAAAATACCCACATATACACAACTATCCAGCCCGTTTAAACGAGCAAAATGCGCCACATTTTTATGCGATTAGTAAAAAACTATTGAACTTAGTGAAAAACGTTTGCCTCCTATTGTTTGCAATCATCCTATTCCATACTGTTTCCGTTGCAATGGGGTGGGGGATTTCGGTCTTGCCACTCACAACCCCGATAACTATTCTCGGCATTTTAGTACCTATTGTGTATACAGTCATTAAAATGAATAGAATATCTTAA